The following coding sequences lie in one Rutidosis leptorrhynchoides isolate AG116_Rl617_1_P2 chromosome 6, CSIRO_AGI_Rlap_v1, whole genome shotgun sequence genomic window:
- the LOC139855292 gene encoding LOW QUALITY PROTEIN: 3-oxo-Delta(4,5)-steroid 5-beta-reductase-like (The sequence of the model RefSeq protein was modified relative to this genomic sequence to represent the inferred CDS: inserted 1 base in 1 codon; substituted 1 base at 1 genomic stop codon), with protein MQSICICVCPSLIHTNTMGYEEFKSSSVALIVGVTGMVGVALTEALRQPTAPGGAWTVYGVSRRTPPKWFPSSLLEENIMLDTLNKENTHKILSPLSSQITHVFWVAISVNENEDLNISNNSSMLSNVLFALISSPNSKLCHVTLQCGTKQYMGPIFGPTLSSQLVPYDAPFREDYPRLPFPNFYYALEDIVASYPKHFTYSVHRSSMIVGASTRSYFNLLFSLSVYALVCKHENYPFRFAGSKYCWEHFADITDARVLAEQQIWASVTNKAKNEAFNCTNGDVFTWKXLXIVLCDVFDLEFVEFNEKENFDIADFMKNKSVGWEKIVEKNGLYKTKVEDMASYSALALVSKLKIQHVCSMNKSREFGFHGYANTLASIAPWVERLRQMNVLPKKI; from the exons ATGCAatcaatatgcatatgtgtatgCCCATCCCTGATACACACAAACACAATGGGGTATGAAGAGTTCAAGTCATCATCAGTGGCCCTCATTGTAGGGGTCACTGGAATGGTTGGTGTAGCCTTAACCGAAGCGTTAAGGCAACCAACCGCACCAGGTGGTGCATGGACCGTCTATGGTGTATCGCGACGTACACCACCCAAGTGGTTCCCCTCATCCTTACTCGAAGAAAATATCATGTTAGACACTCTAAACAAAgaaaacacacacaaaatccttTCACCACTTTCATCCCAAATCACCCATGTTTTTTGGGTCGCGATAAGTGTcaacgaaaacgaagatttgaacatTTCTAACAACTCCTCTATGTTATCCAATGTTCTTTTCGCTCTAATTTCTTCTCCAAACTCAAAACTCTGTCATGTAACTTTACAATGCGGGACAAAACAATATATGGGGCCAATTTTTGGCCCAACTTTGTCGTCTCAACTCGTTCCTTATGATGCACCGTTTCGAGAGGATTATCCTAGACTACCTTTTCCAAATTTCTACTATGCTTTGGAAGATATCGTAGCTTCTTACCCAAAACATTTCACCTATTCTGTTCATCGTTCATCCATGATTGTTGGTGCATCAACACGAAGTTATTTTAATTTACTCTTTTCACTCTCGGTCTATGCATTAGTCTGCAAGCACGAAAACTATCCATTTAG gTTTGCTGGTAGTAAGTATTGTTGGGAGCATTTTGCGGATATAACTGACGCTAGAGTGCTAGCCGAGCAACAAATATGGGCCTCGGTGACAAACAAGGCAAAGAATGAAGCTTTTAACTGCACAAATGGCGACGTGTTTACATGGA TGTTATAGATAGTGCTTTGTGATGTGTTTGATCTCGAGTTTGTGGAATTCAATGAGAAGGAAAATTTTGATATTGCGGATTTTATGAAGAATAAAAGTGTGGGTTGGGAAAAAATTGTGGAAAAAAATGGATTGTATAAGACAAAAGTGGAGGATATGGCTTCTTATAGTGCATTGGCTTTAGTTTCAAAACTCAAGATTCAACATGTTTGTAGCATGAATAAGAGTAGAGAATTTGGATTTCATGGGTATGCAAATACACTTGCAAGCATTGCTCCATGGGTTGAAAGATTGAGGCAGATGAATGTACTTCCAAAAAAAATTTAA
- the LOC139853114 gene encoding uncharacterized protein: MYEPESPSFIVAATEKVLVPASQSDGSSTDQLNVIDSDTEHFMIPHNEAIIDEKQLVGMNEKDYDNSPVLVEDIAFTGEVLLVSLPDISEKSEAVRHITIPPSDPGTEYTRSIHF, translated from the exons ATGTATGAGCCCGAATCCCCATCTTTTATAGTTGCTGCAACAGAGAAGGTGCTTGTTCCTGCTAGTCAAAGTGATGGTTCTTCAACTGACCAATTAAACGTTATTGATTCAGATACTGAACATTTCATG ATACCACACAATGAAGCCATTATCGATGAGAAACAACTTGTAGGCATGAATGAAAAAGATTACGATAATTCACCGGTTCTCGTTGAGGATATTGCATTTACAGGGGAAGTTTTGTTAGTTTCATTACCTGATATTAGCGAAAAAAGTGAGGCGGTTAGACATATAACAATTCCTCCTTCGGATCCAGGGACAGAATATACTAGATCGATCCACTTTTAA